In Methanobacterium sp., the following proteins share a genomic window:
- the tmk gene encoding dTMP kinase has protein sequence MYICLEGIDGAGKSTQIILLEKWLKEYGCNVKRVFEPTNSPVGKLIREMLQDPGATGDNFQKALALLFAADRMILMEEIAAAEESGRVVISDRSFYSSIVYQNEPQWLYEINKHVKRPDIVILLDMDVKTALKRCEGKDSFENGSFLENIKNKYLKLAEECDFYVINANNGINKVQEDIKKVISPKIGRCI, from the coding sequence ATGTATATTTGTTTAGAGGGTATTGACGGTGCAGGAAAGTCAACGCAGATTATTCTTCTTGAAAAATGGCTTAAAGAATATGGATGTAATGTTAAAAGGGTTTTTGAGCCTACAAATTCGCCAGTTGGGAAATTGATCCGGGAAATGCTCCAGGATCCAGGGGCTACTGGAGATAATTTTCAAAAAGCACTGGCACTGCTATTTGCTGCTGATAGGATGATATTAATGGAGGAAATAGCGGCTGCAGAGGAATCAGGCAGGGTAGTAATAAGTGACAGGTCTTTTTATTCAAGTATTGTTTATCAAAATGAACCGCAGTGGCTTTATGAAATAAATAAACATGTTAAAAGACCAGATATTGTTATATTGCTTGATATGGATGTTAAAACTGCTTTAAAACGGTGTGAAGGTAAAGATAGCTTTGAAAATGGAAGTTTTCTGGAAAATATAAAAAATAAATATCTTAAACTTGCAGAAGAATGTGACTTTTATGTTATAAATGCAAATAATGGAATTAATAAAGTTCAAGAGGATATAAAAAAGGTCATATCTCCTAAAATCGGCAGGTGTATATGA
- a CDS encoding U32 family peptidase, whose amino-acid sequence MEKHIPELLAPAGSMDALKAALNAGADAVYLAGKQFGARHYAANFNDEELSEAVDFAHLRGVKIYVTVNVLIKDCELKEIAEYLVFLYKIGVDAILVQDIGIAKLAKELVPDLKLHASTQMTIHNLEGVKWAAEMGFKRVVLSREMKLSEIKNISENVKIEEIELEIFAHGALCYSYSGQCLISSFIGGRSGNRGMCAQPCRKKYDLVLGEKDEYGRPANLSRIPLKNRYLLSTRDLALYKDLDNITKLNICSLKIEGRMRSPEYVAIVVSIYRKALDSILKGKWKPEKDDINNLKLAFNRGFTGGYLLENDYSKVMGRDRPGNRGLYAGTVLRYNKETKEALVEVKGDVIPQKGDGIVFLPPNKGQKDYGMLMNESPQVNKNKIKFKVQRYLKPGTALYITKRKALVDEAQKIIHGSRNKLKNQLMVDLDILVQNDGAIILKSDFNFENRSLKLERTADFKMVKALKRPLEEKTIIRQFKKTGNTPFKVRNININYPGNLFAPIGELNRVRREMFEKIGEMIISSFKPSEDKMKRAYSRLNTLNKEFSSNVELKGKTPNLNAYVDDLDVLKAAVDAGCNRIYFNLFNLYSPVNCNFHAEIETEKLLKLINEALSFCKENRVNLVLKLPKITSNNFMDKIKPLLIQTFDAGVNGVMVDDLGAAKFILDLNPKINLFASSGLNIWNSETADTLKDYFKCLRISPELSFDEIQVLVSRVRQRKIKVELELIVQGNLESLISRDCLPSLIKDISQKNVPDNIFSGIKDEKNRVFPLRLDRECRTIILNSVELSLIDFMSKITETSIDNVSLDLEGRTEEYGKLMCSIYKRAIEIDFEASTINKMKKEIKKISLGGITTGNFIKGTK is encoded by the coding sequence ATGGAAAAACATATACCTGAATTACTGGCACCTGCAGGAAGTATGGATGCACTCAAGGCTGCCCTGAATGCTGGTGCAGATGCAGTTTATCTTGCAGGAAAACAATTTGGAGCAAGACATTATGCAGCTAACTTCAATGATGAAGAATTGAGTGAAGCGGTAGATTTTGCGCATTTAAGAGGAGTAAAAATCTATGTTACTGTGAATGTCCTCATTAAAGACTGTGAACTTAAAGAAATTGCCGAATATCTTGTTTTTCTCTACAAAATAGGTGTGGATGCTATTTTAGTTCAGGATATTGGCATTGCAAAACTTGCAAAAGAACTTGTTCCTGATTTGAAGCTCCATGCATCTACTCAGATGACAATTCACAACCTTGAAGGAGTTAAATGGGCAGCAGAAATGGGGTTCAAGCGCGTGGTGCTTTCAAGAGAGATGAAACTATCAGAAATTAAAAATATCAGTGAAAATGTTAAAATTGAAGAAATTGAGCTTGAAATTTTCGCCCACGGAGCGCTCTGTTATTCATACTCTGGCCAGTGTTTAATATCATCATTTATAGGGGGTAGAAGTGGAAATAGAGGAATGTGCGCTCAGCCATGTAGAAAGAAATATGATCTGGTTTTGGGAGAAAAGGATGAGTATGGAAGGCCTGCTAATTTATCCCGAATTCCTCTTAAAAATAGGTACCTGTTATCAACCCGTGATCTGGCATTATATAAAGATCTTGATAATATTACAAAGTTAAATATATGTTCTCTTAAAATTGAAGGCCGTATGAGGTCTCCAGAGTATGTGGCAATTGTGGTGAGCATATACAGGAAAGCTCTGGACTCTATTTTAAAAGGAAAATGGAAACCAGAAAAAGATGACATTAATAACCTTAAGTTAGCTTTTAATAGAGGTTTTACAGGGGGATATCTTTTAGAAAATGATTACAGTAAAGTAATGGGACGGGATCGTCCGGGAAACAGGGGACTCTATGCCGGTACTGTCCTTAGATATAACAAAGAGACAAAAGAAGCATTGGTAGAGGTTAAAGGAGATGTTATCCCTCAAAAAGGAGATGGAATTGTTTTTTTACCGCCAAATAAGGGCCAGAAGGATTATGGAATGTTAATGAATGAATCCCCGCAAGTTAACAAAAATAAGATTAAATTTAAAGTTCAAAGATATTTAAAGCCAGGAACAGCCCTTTACATAACAAAACGTAAGGCACTGGTTGATGAAGCTCAAAAAATCATCCATGGATCCAGGAATAAGTTGAAAAATCAACTTATGGTAGATTTAGATATACTGGTTCAAAATGATGGTGCAATCATACTGAAAAGTGATTTCAACTTTGAAAATCGTTCCCTGAAATTAGAGAGGACCGCTGATTTTAAAATGGTGAAAGCTCTTAAAAGACCGCTTGAAGAAAAAACAATTATCAGACAATTTAAAAAAACTGGTAACACTCCTTTTAAAGTAAGAAATATAAACATAAACTATCCTGGCAATTTATTTGCTCCTATCGGTGAATTAAACAGGGTCAGAAGGGAAATGTTTGAAAAAATTGGAGAGATGATTATATCATCTTTTAAACCCTCTGAAGATAAAATGAAAAGAGCATACAGTCGATTAAACACTTTAAATAAAGAATTTTCTTCAAATGTGGAATTAAAGGGAAAAACACCAAATTTAAATGCTTATGTTGATGATCTGGATGTTTTAAAGGCAGCAGTTGATGCCGGATGCAATAGAATTTATTTTAATCTGTTTAATCTTTACAGTCCAGTTAACTGCAATTTCCATGCTGAAATAGAAACTGAAAAACTTTTAAAGTTAATTAACGAAGCATTATCATTCTGTAAAGAAAATAGAGTCAATTTAGTCTTAAAACTACCTAAAATTACTTCAAATAATTTTATGGATAAAATAAAACCACTTTTAATTCAAACATTTGATGCTGGAGTTAATGGAGTTATGGTTGATGATCTGGGAGCTGCAAAGTTCATTTTAGATTTAAACCCTAAAATTAACTTATTTGCCTCATCAGGACTTAATATATGGAATAGTGAAACTGCAGATACACTTAAAGACTATTTTAAATGTCTTAGAATATCTCCAGAGCTTTCATTTGATGAAATTCAAGTTCTTGTATCCAGAGTGCGCCAGAGAAAGATTAAGGTAGAATTAGAGCTGATTGTCCAGGGAAATCTTGAGTCATTAATTTCCAGAGATTGTCTGCCCTCCCTGATCAAAGATATATCCCAGAAAAACGTTCCAGATAACATATTTTCAGGAATTAAAGATGAAAAAAATCGTGTTTTTCCATTAAGATTGGATAGGGAGTGTAGAACAATTATTTTAAACTCAGTAGAACTATCTCTTATAGATTTTATGTCCAAAATCACTGAAACCTCTATTGATAATGTTTCACTGGATTTAGAGGGACGTACAGAAGAATATGGTAAATTAATGTGCTCTATTTACAAACGTGCTATTGAAATAGATTTTGAAGCTTCAACCATTAATAAGATGAAGAAAGAGATAAAAAAGATATCTCTTGGAGGCATTACTACTGGAAATTTCATCAAAGGCACAAAATAA
- a CDS encoding DASS family sodium-coupled anion symporter, which yields MYINMKNLGMPLAIVAFIVVMLIPMNGLSYPGHAAMALLVFAIIMWASEALHLAVTSLIILFIQPIIGVATFTDAVIGFANPIIFLMIGGFIIAEAIRKSGLATRLTYAMLSKLGISPDKSIFVAVFSTGLLSAWIENVVAFAMLLPIIKEIIPIMGANNPEKGGSNFAKAMVLGASYGSLAGGFGTPIGTAPNLMAAAYTHIPFVNWMIFGFPLSIILMFIIWKFMGAVFKPEVKGIVGGMNTITSKIEALGSMTRTEKLSLGILLFTIFLWITTHYTGLNSFSVALIGAALFFIFKIIDWRDAQTNVDWGLIIFFGGALSLGAALLQTGAAEWIINHLIGLLGNDVSTVAIMIVLMIIAVSITQVMSNIALAAILVPLSVSLAAAQAQPVGTYAVPVAIACSLSFMLPMADPTVAMAYGTRYVEIKEILKAGLPLITIGIIITIIVMLTIAKPFLG from the coding sequence ATGTACATTAATATGAAGAATTTAGGAATGCCTTTAGCTATAGTTGCTTTTATAGTTGTGATGTTAATTCCTATGAATGGTTTAAGCTATCCGGGTCATGCAGCAATGGCACTACTTGTATTCGCCATAATAATGTGGGCAAGCGAAGCATTACATCTTGCTGTTACCTCCTTAATCATACTTTTTATACAACCCATTATTGGCGTTGCAACCTTTACTGATGCTGTGATTGGCTTTGCAAATCCCATCATCTTCCTCATGATAGGTGGTTTCATTATTGCAGAAGCAATTCGTAAAAGTGGATTGGCTACACGTTTAACCTACGCGATGCTCAGCAAACTTGGAATCAGCCCAGATAAAAGTATTTTCGTCGCTGTATTTTCAACAGGATTACTTTCAGCATGGATTGAAAATGTGGTGGCCTTTGCAATGCTCTTACCAATAATTAAAGAGATTATACCTATTATGGGAGCAAATAACCCTGAAAAAGGTGGAAGTAACTTTGCAAAGGCAATGGTACTCGGCGCATCTTATGGTTCTCTGGCCGGTGGATTTGGTACACCGATAGGAACTGCCCCCAACCTGATGGCTGCAGCATACACCCACATTCCATTTGTAAACTGGATGATTTTTGGGTTTCCTTTATCAATCATTTTGATGTTTATAATATGGAAATTCATGGGCGCAGTATTCAAACCAGAGGTAAAGGGAATAGTCGGTGGCATGAACACCATTACCTCAAAAATAGAAGCATTAGGCTCAATGACACGAACAGAAAAATTATCATTAGGAATACTGTTATTCACCATATTTTTATGGATCACAACACATTACACTGGATTAAACAGTTTTTCAGTTGCTTTAATCGGGGCTGCATTGTTCTTTATCTTCAAAATAATAGACTGGAGAGATGCTCAAACAAACGTTGACTGGGGATTAATAATATTCTTTGGAGGGGCATTAAGTCTTGGAGCAGCATTACTGCAAACAGGAGCAGCTGAATGGATAATTAATCATTTAATTGGTTTATTAGGTAATGACGTGTCAACAGTAGCCATAATGATAGTCCTGATGATTATTGCAGTGAGTATCACACAGGTAATGTCCAACATCGCACTGGCTGCAATACTTGTGCCATTATCTGTCTCACTGGCAGCAGCACAGGCACAACCAGTAGGAACATACGCAGTACCTGTAGCAATCGCCTGTTCACTATCATTCATGCTCCCAATGGCTGACCCAACAGTAGCAATGGCATACGGAACAAGATACGTTGAAATCAAGGAAATACTCAAAGCAGGGCTACCTTTAATCACAATAGGCATTATAATAACCATTATAGTCATGTTAACTATTGCAAAACCATTCCTGGGATAA